From Chaetodon trifascialis isolate fChaTrf1 chromosome 1, fChaTrf1.hap1, whole genome shotgun sequence, one genomic window encodes:
- the caprin1a gene encoding caprin-1a isoform X1: MPSAMVGNSAVQSAIPDLGNGSHLETMKQVLGVIDKKVRNMEKKKSKLDDYQTKKNNGERLNQDQLEALAKYQEIINNLEFARELQKSFLAVGQEVQKAVKKSARREQLQREETEQRRLKTVLELQFLLDQLGDDAVRQELKRPDATGSPLLSDTDLTTLDEFYKLVGPDRNYDVRLTDQYEEASLHLWELLEGRDKAVAGTTYKSLKDTLEKVLLSGYFDRAHTHQNGMCEEEEEQEVQTVLAESKAGKQPSEPEGTATEKYTEPVKVETTEFVNRQFIPETTYSSTDKEVEDWTVEAQMVNSLQHQPATQLATEPTVTVNHVTPTPTNDPVVRKQAVQDLMAQMQGTYNFMQDSMLEFDGQALDPAIVSAQPMKPGQTVDLQQMGCPSALSESRLPQTSAVTGPQESSQVSMSLSPEQSPDPCSLSSAFPPVSKPSHTGGINVNAAPFQSVQAVFNMNAPVPPATDGQADPLKQPSQFPGGYGQGFSSQPESVVDQADIPQETLQSVVGGFQPQDLPSAGGHEESSPGAGFGQSGQSFYNSRAVPRGGPRNARGMMNGYRGSSNGFRGGYEGYRPPFSNTPSSGYGQTQFNTSRDYSNNTYQREGYQQNYKRGAAQGPRGLSRGNAQAMRS, from the exons ATGCCTTCAGCGATGGTTGGCAACAGTGCTGTCCAGTCTGCCATTCCAGACCTGGGAAATGGAAGTCATCTTGAGACCATGAAGCAGGTTCTTGGTGTGATTGATAAGAAGGTTCGCaacatggaaaagaaaaag TCCAAACTAGATGACTATCAAACAAAGAAGAATAACGGAGAAAGACTGAACCAGGACCAGCTG GAAGCCTTGGCAAAGTACCAAGAAATCATCAACAATCTTGAGTTTGCTCGAGAATTGCAGAAAAGCTTCCTGGCAGTTGGCCAAGAG GTTCAAAAGGCAGTGAAGAAGTCTGCAAGACGGGAACAACTGCAGCGGGAGGAGACGGAACAACGACGGCTGAAGACGGTTTTGGAGCTTCAGTTTTTACTGGACCAGCTGGGAGATGATGCTGTCAGGCAGGAGCTAAAACGGCCTGACGCCACTGGTTCACCTTTGCTCTCTGACACTGACCTCACAACCCTTGATGAGTTTTACAAATTGGTTGGACCTGATAGGAACTATGACGTCAG GTTGACTGACCAGTACGAAGAGGCCTCACTACACTTGTGGGAGCTGCTTGAGGGCCGAGACAAGGCAGTGGCAGGGACCACAT ACAAGTCTCTGAAGGACACTCTGGAAAAAGTGCTGCTGAGTGGTTACTTTGACAGAGCACATACTCATCAGAATGGGATGtgcgaggaggaagaggagcaagaGGTGCAGACTGTGTTGGCTGAGTCTAAAGCTGGGAAGCAGCCATCAGAACCTG AAGGGACAGCTACTGAAAAATACACAGAGCCAGTTAAAGTCGAGACCACAGAG TTTGTAAACAGACAGTTCATTCCAGAAACAACGTACAGCAGTACAGACAAAGAAGTGGAGGACTGGACAGTGGAGGCTCAG ATGGTGAATTCCCTCCAGCATCAACCCGCTACCCAGCTGGCTACAGAACCAACTGTTACTGTGAACCATGTGACTCCCACTCCAACCAATGACCCAGTGGTCAGAAAGCAGGCAGTGCAGGACCTCATGGCTCAGATGCAAGGGACGTACAATTTCATGCAG GACTCCATGTTGGAGTTTGACGGTCAAGCTCTGGACCCCGCCATTGTGTCTGCCCAGCCGATGAAGCCTGGACAGACAGTTGACCTGCAGCAGATGGGCTGCCCTTCAG ccctCTCAGAGTCCAGACTTCCACAAACAAGTGCAGTGACTGGACCACAGGAATCCTCACAA GTCTCGATGTCTCTGTCGCCTGAGCAATCTCCTGACCCATGTTCCCTGTCCTCTGCCTTCCCACCTGTCTCCAAACCCTCCCACACTGGAGGCATCAATGTCAACGCAGCACCCTTCCAGTCAGTGCAAGCG GTATTTAATATGAATGCACCTGTACCTCCAGCCACTGATGGCCAAGCAGATCCTCTGAAGCAGCCCAGCCAGTTCCCTGGTGGCTATGGACAGGGCTTCAGCAGCCAGCCAGAGAGTGTTGTAGACCAAGCTGACATCCCACAGGAAACATTACAGTCAG TTGTTGGTGGGTTCCAGCCCCAAGACCTGCCATCAGCAGGAGGCCATGAAGAGTCCTCTCCAGGTGCAGGGTTTGGACAGTCGGGACAGTCCTTTTACAACAGCAGGGCAGTGCCCAGGGGCGGACCCAGGAACGCCCGCGGGATGATGAACGGATATCGGGGCTCCTCCAATGGATTTAGAG GGGGATATGAAGGCTATCGCCCCCCTTTCTCAAACACTCCCAGCAGTGGTTATGGTCAAACCCAGTTTAACACATCCCGGGACTATTCCAATAACACCTATCAGCGG GAGGGATATCAGCAAAACTACAAGCGGGGAGCCGCCCAAGGACCTCGAGGTTTGTCTCGAGGAAATGCTCAAGCAATGCGATCCTAA
- the caprin1a gene encoding caprin-1a isoform X2: protein MPSAMVGNSAVQSAIPDLGNGSHLETMKQVLGVIDKKVRNMEKKKSKLDDYQTKKNNGERLNQDQLEALAKYQEIINNLEFARELQKSFLAVGQEVQKAVKKSARREQLQREETEQRRLKTVLELQFLLDQLGDDAVRQELKRPDATGSPLLSDTDLTTLDEFYKLVGPDRNYDVRLTDQYEEASLHLWELLEGRDKAVAGTTYKSLKDTLEKVLLSGYFDRAHTHQNGMCEEEEEQEVQTVLAESKAGKQPSEPEGTATEKYTEPVKVETTEFVNRQFIPETTYSSTDKEVEDWTVEAQMVNSLQHQPATQLATEPTVTVNHVTPTPTNDPVVRKQAVQDLMAQMQGTYNFMQDSMLEFDGQALDPAIVSAQPMKPGQTVDLQQMGCPSALSESRLPQTSAVTGPQESSQVFNMNAPVPPATDGQADPLKQPSQFPGGYGQGFSSQPESVVDQADIPQETLQSVVGGFQPQDLPSAGGHEESSPGAGFGQSGQSFYNSRAVPRGGPRNARGMMNGYRGSSNGFRGGYEGYRPPFSNTPSSGYGQTQFNTSRDYSNNTYQREGYQQNYKRGAAQGPRGLSRGNAQAMRS, encoded by the exons ATGCCTTCAGCGATGGTTGGCAACAGTGCTGTCCAGTCTGCCATTCCAGACCTGGGAAATGGAAGTCATCTTGAGACCATGAAGCAGGTTCTTGGTGTGATTGATAAGAAGGTTCGCaacatggaaaagaaaaag TCCAAACTAGATGACTATCAAACAAAGAAGAATAACGGAGAAAGACTGAACCAGGACCAGCTG GAAGCCTTGGCAAAGTACCAAGAAATCATCAACAATCTTGAGTTTGCTCGAGAATTGCAGAAAAGCTTCCTGGCAGTTGGCCAAGAG GTTCAAAAGGCAGTGAAGAAGTCTGCAAGACGGGAACAACTGCAGCGGGAGGAGACGGAACAACGACGGCTGAAGACGGTTTTGGAGCTTCAGTTTTTACTGGACCAGCTGGGAGATGATGCTGTCAGGCAGGAGCTAAAACGGCCTGACGCCACTGGTTCACCTTTGCTCTCTGACACTGACCTCACAACCCTTGATGAGTTTTACAAATTGGTTGGACCTGATAGGAACTATGACGTCAG GTTGACTGACCAGTACGAAGAGGCCTCACTACACTTGTGGGAGCTGCTTGAGGGCCGAGACAAGGCAGTGGCAGGGACCACAT ACAAGTCTCTGAAGGACACTCTGGAAAAAGTGCTGCTGAGTGGTTACTTTGACAGAGCACATACTCATCAGAATGGGATGtgcgaggaggaagaggagcaagaGGTGCAGACTGTGTTGGCTGAGTCTAAAGCTGGGAAGCAGCCATCAGAACCTG AAGGGACAGCTACTGAAAAATACACAGAGCCAGTTAAAGTCGAGACCACAGAG TTTGTAAACAGACAGTTCATTCCAGAAACAACGTACAGCAGTACAGACAAAGAAGTGGAGGACTGGACAGTGGAGGCTCAG ATGGTGAATTCCCTCCAGCATCAACCCGCTACCCAGCTGGCTACAGAACCAACTGTTACTGTGAACCATGTGACTCCCACTCCAACCAATGACCCAGTGGTCAGAAAGCAGGCAGTGCAGGACCTCATGGCTCAGATGCAAGGGACGTACAATTTCATGCAG GACTCCATGTTGGAGTTTGACGGTCAAGCTCTGGACCCCGCCATTGTGTCTGCCCAGCCGATGAAGCCTGGACAGACAGTTGACCTGCAGCAGATGGGCTGCCCTTCAG ccctCTCAGAGTCCAGACTTCCACAAACAAGTGCAGTGACTGGACCACAGGAATCCTCACAA GTATTTAATATGAATGCACCTGTACCTCCAGCCACTGATGGCCAAGCAGATCCTCTGAAGCAGCCCAGCCAGTTCCCTGGTGGCTATGGACAGGGCTTCAGCAGCCAGCCAGAGAGTGTTGTAGACCAAGCTGACATCCCACAGGAAACATTACAGTCAG TTGTTGGTGGGTTCCAGCCCCAAGACCTGCCATCAGCAGGAGGCCATGAAGAGTCCTCTCCAGGTGCAGGGTTTGGACAGTCGGGACAGTCCTTTTACAACAGCAGGGCAGTGCCCAGGGGCGGACCCAGGAACGCCCGCGGGATGATGAACGGATATCGGGGCTCCTCCAATGGATTTAGAG GGGGATATGAAGGCTATCGCCCCCCTTTCTCAAACACTCCCAGCAGTGGTTATGGTCAAACCCAGTTTAACACATCCCGGGACTATTCCAATAACACCTATCAGCGG GAGGGATATCAGCAAAACTACAAGCGGGGAGCCGCCCAAGGACCTCGAGGTTTGTCTCGAGGAAATGCTCAAGCAATGCGATCCTAA
- the nucb2a gene encoding nucleobindin-2a: MRSRIHNKMCWSRALLTGWILLLVQLLCLEAVPISIDKTKVKEPEKTPEEPPASVDTGLHYDRYLREVIDFLEKDQHFREKLHNTDMEDIKQGKLAKELDFVSHHVRTKLDELKRQEVNRLRTLIKAKQDLEGGNDIAVDHQALLKQFEYLNHMNPHTFEVDDLDRLIKSATKDLENYDKERHDEFKRYEMMKEHDRREHLKTLDEEERKKEEEHYEEMKKKHADHPKVNHPGSQNQLKEVWEEADGLDPEDFDPKTFFNLHDTNGDGFFDEQELEALFTKELEKIYDPTNEEDDMVEMEEERLRMREHVMNEVDSNKDRLVSLDEFLVATKKKEFLEPDSWETLEQNQAYTDEEMREFEEHLAQQEQDLNLKAFDLQKQRDELERQQEQLNAQKIELQQAVEHMERLKSQKVEPPPEVHVEGNAIPEIHAGDNQLHLDQEAQPQGHQPAPHAPQDTPQEHHGQQNQVLVQQGLPQTHQDLPPGHQEAAQGQHNLP; the protein is encoded by the exons ATGAGGTCTAGGATTCATAATAAA ATGTGTTGGAGTCGGGCCCTTCTCACAGGCTGGATACTGCTGCTGGTCCAGCTGCTGTGTTTAGAGGCAGTGCCCATCAGTATCGATAAGACAAAAGTcaaagagccagagaaaacacCTGAAGAGCCTCCAGCTAGTGTG GACACCGGACTCCACTATGACCGCTACCTCAGAGAAGTCATCGATTTTCTAGAGAAAGATCAGCAtttcagagaaaagctgcacaaTACAGACATGGAAGACATCAAG CAAGGAAAGCTGGCCAAAGAGCTGGACTTTGTCAGCCATCACGTTAGAACAAAACTGGATGAGTTGAAGAGGCAGGAGGTAAACCGACTCCGGACTCTGATTAAGGCTAAGCAAGACCTTGAAGGAGGGAATG ATATCGCAGTGGACCACCAGGCTCTTCTCAAACAGTTTGAGTACTTGAACCACATGAACCCACATACATTTGAAGTGGATGACCTGGATCGACTCATCAAATCG GCCACTAAAGACCTGGAGAACTACGACAAAGAGAGACATGATGAGTTCAAGAGGTACGAAATGATGAAAGAGCACGACAGACGAGAGCACCTGAAAACACTGGacgaggaggaaagaaagaaagaggaggagcactatgaggagatgaagaagaagcatGCTGACCACCCTAAAGTCAACCACCCG GGCAGCCAGAATCAGCTGAAGGAggtgtgggaggaagccgaTGGCTTGGACCCTGAAGATTTTGACCCCAAGACCTTTTTCAATCTTCATG ATACCAATGGAGATGGCTTTTTTGACGAACAGGAGCTGGAGGCATTGTTCACCAAAGAG CTGGAAAAAATTTATGACCCCACCAATGAAGAAGATGATAtggtggagatggaggaagagaggctACGTATGAGAGAGCATGTTATGAATGAG GTGGATTCTAACAAAGACCGGCTAGTCTCTTTAGACGAGTTCCTTGTTGCTACAAAGAAGAAAGAATTTTTGGAGCCAGATAGCTGGGAG ACGCTGGAGCAGAACCAGGCTTACACAGACGAGGAGATGAGGGAGTTTGAGGAGCATCTTGCGCAGCAGGAACAGGATCTCAACCTGAAGGCGTTTGACCTccagaaacagagagatgagCTGGAGAGACAACAGGAGCAGCTTAATGCACAGAAAattgagctgcagcag GCAGTTGAGCATATGGAACGGCTGAAATCCCAGAAAGTAGAACCCCCTCCAGAGGTTCACG TTGAAGGAAATGCTATCCCAGAGATACATGCAGGTGACAACCAGCTACATCTTGACCAAGAGGCCCAACCTCAAGGACACCAACCTGCACCCCACGCTCCTCAAGATACACCTCAGGAACACCATGGACAACAAAATCAAGTCCTGGTCCAGCAAGGTCTCCCCCAGACACATCAGGATCTGCCACCAGGGCACCAAGAAGCTGCACAAGGCCAGCATAACCTGCCATAA